CGTCTCCTACGTTGCGTACGTCACCGCCGTTGTCCCACCCCGCCGCGACGCTCACTTGGAGCTGGTGTACTTGGTGACGGCCTTGGTGCCCTCGCTGACGGCGTGCTTGGCGAGCTCGCCGGGCAGCAGGAGCCTCACGGAGGTCTGCACCTCGCGGGACGTGATCGTCGAACGCTTGTTGTAGTGAGCGAGACGAGACGCCTCAGCCGCGATCCTCTCGAAGATGTCGTTCACGAACGAGTTCATGATTGACATCGCCTTCGAAGAGATACCGGTGTCGGGATGCACCTGCTTGAGCACCTTGTAGATGTAAATGGCGTAGCTCTCCTTCCTCTTGtgcttctttttctttttgtccGATTTGGATATGTTCTTCTGTGCCTTGCCGGACTTCTTGGCCGCCTTGCCGCTGGTCTTTGGTGGCATAGTGAACGCGAGATGCGAGATGCGAGAGTTGAGAGAATGTATCGACTACTGCACACACCACACGAGAAtagcttttttaaaaaatttttcGTCACTTCAGTATACTTCACTTTGAAAGTGTTCTTGCAACCGGTCCGGAGTTACATGGTATACGTTTCGCGGCGGCCAATCGATCGCGTCGTTACCGTTAGAACGCCGCGTGTTGGGACAcgagagggggggggggggggggaacgGCGCCGTCGAAGGGGGCGGGGCGTTGTATTATATGTGTATCTGTCTCTATCTCCGTCTCCCTCTCCCTCTGACACGATTTATTTAtggttatttaaagtaaaatttacaacaacaacaacaaaaaaaaaaatgtacataacATAGTATGCATGTATTGTCTATTAAGTATTACTGATTGGATGATTGCGTAAGCGAGTAATTTCGAgcgtgttattattattaagtatgaaaaagaaatgaaaaaaaaattgcgagATTTATCTATTGGTTAttgtctatattatattgtagtataggtaatttaatactaatttgatagaaacaaataatcatctactaatattacattttgtcTGATGAccgtttttatatatcacagtagtagtagtagtagtagtagtagtagtagtagtagtagcagTAGTAGTATacttataatagataataatatgtaggtaGGTATAATCTCGGTGAGATCAAAGTACGTATTATGTCGTTGAAACATTTATCTAACAAAAAATGGTGGTGGTACGGTTGCcacaccaccaccaccaccatcATTGCGTTTTAATGAATCATATTGCGGCCCTGAAAAGGGCCTTTTAGGTCGTTGCAATGACAACGATACGattgtattgtaatgtaatttatgtcTTCTTCTCGGTCTTCTTGGGGAGAAGGACCGCCTGAATGTTAGGCAGTACACCGCCCTGTGCGATGGTCACGCCGGAGAGTAGCTTGTTGAGCTCCTCGTCGTTGCGTATGGCCAACTGCAGGTGACGCGGTATGATCCTGGTCTTTTTGTTGTCACGGGCCGCGTTACCGGCCAACTCGAGCACTTC
This region of Pieris brassicae chromosome 13, ilPieBrab1.1, whole genome shotgun sequence genomic DNA includes:
- the LOC123717744 gene encoding histone H2B encodes the protein MPPKTSGKAAKKSGKAQKNISKSDKKKKKHKRKESYAIYIYKVLKQVHPDTGISSKAMSIMNSFVNDIFERIAAEASRLAHYNKRSTITSREVQTSVRLLLPGELAKHAVSEGTKAVTKYTSSK
- the LOC123717747 gene encoding histone H2A yields the protein MSGRGKGGKVKGKAKSRSNRAGLQFPVGRIHRLLRKGNYAERVGAGAPVYLAAVMEYLAAEVLELAGNAARDNKKTRIIPRHLQLAIRNDEELNKLLSGVTIAQGGVLPNIQAVLLPKKTEKKT